Proteins found in one Zea mays cultivar B73 chromosome 1, Zm-B73-REFERENCE-NAM-5.0, whole genome shotgun sequence genomic segment:
- the LOC103643703 gene encoding patatin-like protein 3, whose protein sequence is MEAYAAMASPPTKGMGVDKLSYEIFSLLERTFLLGPGTPPRALLDGGRVRVLAIDGCGAGAEDALLAAAALARLEAGLRDRTGDPDARVADFFDLAAGAGAGGVLAAMLFLRGADGRPRYTANEALAFVAGSIGGKGWGGRRRGPWAKLFRGAARGGDRSFFRSAFGDATLRDTVAPLLVPCHDLATAAPFVFSRADAVESDSFDFRLRDVCAATCAAGGALASVRSVDGATAIAAASGGVAAMGNPAAAAITHVLHNKQEFPLATGVQDLLVLSIGAGASATVCDGSSTPMPARSPSPRELARVTAEGVADMVDESVAMAFGDACGCKYVRIQARKAPAPLHAAAGAMLAQRSVESVLFRGRRLSERTNAEKVDALAAELVKEQERRRHSPLPNVAIKQVATPRLSSATTTSSGTATARTASTMPSPASWDSRR, encoded by the coding sequence ATGGAAGCGTACGCGGCAATGGCGTCGCCGCCCACGAAAGGCATGGGCGTGGACAAGCTCAGCTACGAGATCTTCTCCCTGCTCGAGAGAACGTTCCTCCTCGGCCCCGGCACGCCTCCCCGGGCGCTTCTGGACGGCGGGCGCGTGCGGGTACTGGCGATCGACGGCTGCGGCGCGGGCGCCGAGGACGCGCTCCTGGCCGCCGCCGCGCTCGCGCGGCTCGAGGCCGGGCTGCGCGACCGCACCGGCGACCCGGACGCGCGCGTGGCCGACTTCTTCGACCTCGCGGCTGGCGCCGGCGCGGGCGGAGTGCTCGCCGCGATGCTGTTCCTGAGGGGCGCCGACGGCCGGCCGCGGTACACGGCCAACGAGGCGCTCGCGTTCGTGGCCGGGAGCATCGGCGGGAAGGGCTGGggaggccgccggcgcgggccgtGGGCGAAGCTGTTCCGCGGCGCCGCCCGCGGCGGGGACCGGTCGTTCTTCCGCAGCGCGTTCGGAGACGCGACGCTCAGGGACACCGTGGCGCCGCTCCTCGTGCCGTGCCACGACCTCGCCACGGCCGCGCCGTTCGTCTTCTCCCGCGCCGACGCCGTCGAGAGCGACAGCTTCGACTTCCGACTCCGCGACGTGTGTGCCGCCACCTGCGCCGCGGGTGGCGCGCTCGCGAGCGTGAGGTCGGTCGATGGCGCCACGGCCATCGCCGCGGCGTCCGGGGGAGTGGCGGCCATGGGCAACCCGGCCGCGGCGGCCATCACGCACGTGCTCCACAACAAGCAGGAGTTCCCCCTCGCCACCGGCGTCCAAGACCTCCTCGTGCTCTCCATCGGCGCCGGTGCCTCGGCCACCGTCTGCGACGGGTCCAGCACGCCCATGCCCGCGCGTTCTCCGTCGCCGCGGGAGCTGGCGCGCGTCACCGCCGAGGGCGTCGCGGATATGGTGGACGAGTCGGTGGCCATGGCGTTCGGAGACGCGTGTGGATGCAAGTACGTGCGCATCCAGGCCCGCAAGGCGCCGGCGCCGCTCCACGCGGCAGCGGGAGCGATGCTTGCGCAGCGCAGCGTGGAGTCGGTGCTGTTCCGGGGGCGAAGGCTGTCGGAGCGGACCAACGCGGAGAAGGTGGACGCGCTCGCCGCGGAGCTTGTTAAGGAGCAGGAGCGGCGGCGGCACAGCCCGCTTCCGAACGTAGCCATAAAGCAGGTGGCCACGCCGCGGCTGTCGTCGGCGACCACGACGTCGTCAGGCACCGCGACGGCAAGGACCGCATCGACGATGCCGTCGCCGGCGTCGTGGGATTCTCGTCGATAG
- the LOC100384312 gene encoding Patatin-like protein 3 → MEAYAATASPPTTTAMCVDKLSHQLFSLLETRLLGGWCPSVPGTPARALLDGGRVRVLAIDGCGAGAEDALLAAAALARLEARLRDRTGDPDARVADFFDVAAGAGAGGVLAAMLLLRGADGRPRYSAQEALAFVAGSVGTKGWCGRRGRWAKLFRRGSRGGDRTLRRVFGDATLRDTVAPLLVPCYDLATAAPFVFSRADAVESDTFDFRLRDVCAAACAAGGAVAPVRSVDGLTAVAAASGGVAAMCNPAGTAITHALHNKQEFPLATGVDDLLVLSIGAGASAANGSSTPMPARSPSPRELARVTAEGVADMVDESLGMAFGRARGSNYVRIQAGKALVPIRTDEASVAAEAMLAQRNVESVLFRERRLSERTNAEKVDALAAELVKEQERRRRSPLPNVAIKQVGTPARLSSATTASSGTGTARTASTMPSPASWESRR, encoded by the coding sequence ATGGAGGCCTACGCGGCAACGGCGTCGCCACCCACGACGACAGCCATGTGTGTGGACAAGCTCAGCCACCAGCTCTTCTCCCTGCTCGAGACCAGACTCCTGGGCGGGTGGTGCCCGTCCGTCCCCGGGACGCCGGCGCGGGCGCTCCTCGACGGCGGCCGCGTGCGGGTGCTCGCCATCGACGGCTGCGGCGCGGGCGCAGAGGACGCGCTCCTGGCCGCCGCGGCGCTTGCGAGGCTCGAGGCCAGGCTGCGCGACCGCACGGGGGACCCCGACGCGCGCGTCGCGGACTTCTTCGACGTGGCCGCGGGCGCCGGCGCGGGAGGCGTCCTCGCCGCGATGCTGCTCCTGAGGGGCGCCGACGGCCGGCCGCGGTACTCGGCGCAGGAGGCTCTGGCGTTCGTCGCCGGGAGCGTCGGGACCAAAGGCTGGTGCGGCCGGCGCGGGCGGTGGGCGAAGCTCTTCCGCCGCGGTTCCCGAGGCGGCGACCGCACGCTCCGCCGCGTGTTCGGGGACGCCACGCTGAGGGACACCGTCGCGCCGCTGCTCGTGCCGTGCTACGACCTCGCCACGGCCGCGCCCTTCGTGTTCTCGCGCGCCGACGCCGTCGAGAGCGACACCTTCGACTTCCGCCTGCGCGACGTCTGCGCCGCCGCCTGCGCCGCGGGCGGCGCGGTCGCGCCAGTCAGGTCGGTGGACGGCCTCACGGCCGTCGCCGCGGCGTCCGGGGGCGTGGCGGCCATGTGCAACCCGGCCGGGACCGCCATCACGCACGCGCTCCACAACAAGCAGGAGTTCCCCCTCGCCACCGGCGTCGACGACCTCCTCGTGCTCTCCATCGGCGCCGGCGCCTCCGCCGCCAACGGTTCGAGCACGCCGATGCCCGCACGCTCTCCGTCGCCGCGGGAGCTGGCGCGCGTAACCGCCGAGGGCGTCGCGGACATGGTGGACGAATCATTGGGCATGGCGTTCGGGCGCGCGCGCGGAAGCAACTACGTGCGCATCCAGGCCGGTAAGGCGCTGGTCCCGATCCGCACCGACGAAGCGTCCGTGGCCGCCGAAGCGATGCTAGCGCAGCGGAACGTGGAGTCGGTGCTGTTCCGCGAGCGGAGGCTGTCGGAGCGGACGAACGCCGAGAAGGTGGACGCGCTGGCCGCGGAGCTGGTCAAGGAGCAGGAGCGGCGGAGGCGCAGCCCGCTTCCGAACGTGGCTATCAAACAGGTCGGCACACCGGCGCGGCTGTCGTCCGCGACCACTGCTTCGTCGGGCACTGGGACGGCCAGGACGGCGTCGACGATGCCGTCGCCGGCGTCATGGGAGTCACGCAGGTAG